One window from the genome of Rariglobus hedericola encodes:
- a CDS encoding LacI family DNA-binding transcriptional regulator translates to MSSSPPPNIRDLAARLGISHTTVSLALRNHPSVAEATRRRVQDLAQKTGYHSNALVNALMVQVRRGRRIAPSGEVVAYLTSHSGEDDWRQHPSHRQQFEGARQRAEELGFMLQPMWLGDRGLRSRQLDRILGARGVRGAILAPLAVDHHTLELDWAHRAVVTIGYSFRQVPLHRTVHDNVSLMEACYQQLKKLGHKRIGLVMHETDSARVRHLWVTGFLGAQWRFGGARIAPMMFKDFDDDGPFLKWVKKTRPDAVIGVWRDQPLDWLRNNKISVPAQVGYATLDLGDRVGKIAGMQQDNTSIGMAAMDMLAGQLFRSEIGMPVSPKVTLVEGTWMDGPTANRRAES, encoded by the coding sequence ATGTCCTCGTCTCCTCCCCCCAATATTCGAGATCTCGCGGCGCGTCTAGGTATCAGCCACACGACGGTATCGCTGGCATTGCGCAATCATCCGTCGGTGGCGGAAGCGACGCGCCGCCGGGTGCAGGACCTCGCGCAGAAAACAGGCTATCATTCCAATGCACTGGTGAACGCACTCATGGTGCAAGTGCGTCGCGGACGCCGCATCGCGCCCTCGGGCGAAGTGGTCGCGTATCTGACTTCACATTCCGGTGAGGATGACTGGCGGCAGCATCCGTCGCATCGGCAACAATTCGAAGGGGCGCGGCAGCGGGCGGAAGAGTTGGGCTTTATGCTCCAGCCGATGTGGCTCGGAGATCGTGGGCTTCGCTCGCGTCAGCTGGATCGAATCCTCGGCGCGCGCGGAGTGCGCGGGGCGATCCTCGCGCCCCTGGCGGTTGATCATCACACACTGGAGCTGGACTGGGCGCATCGTGCGGTGGTGACGATTGGTTATTCGTTCCGGCAGGTTCCGTTGCACCGCACGGTGCACGACAACGTGAGCCTGATGGAGGCGTGTTACCAGCAATTGAAAAAGCTCGGGCACAAACGCATCGGACTGGTGATGCACGAGACCGACAGTGCGCGGGTGCGCCATCTTTGGGTCACTGGATTTCTGGGAGCACAGTGGCGTTTTGGCGGCGCTCGGATTGCCCCGATGATGTTCAAGGATTTTGACGACGACGGCCCGTTTTTGAAATGGGTGAAGAAAACGCGTCCGGACGCGGTCATCGGCGTGTGGCGCGATCAGCCGCTCGACTGGCTGCGAAATAATAAGATCAGTGTGCCCGCGCAGGTGGGCTACGCCACGCTCGATCTCGGCGACCGCGTCGGGAAAATCGCCGGTATGCAACAAGACAACACGAGCATCGGCATGGCGGCGATGGACATGCTCGCAGGACAGCTTTTCCGCAGTGAGATCGGCATGCCGGTGTCGCCCAAGGTCACGTTGGTCGAGGGCACCTGGATGGACGGTCCGACGGCGAACCGGCGGGCGGAGTCCTGA
- a CDS encoding GDSL-type esterase/lipase family protein encodes MTTSFIRTTIAAVAALLLGAVAFAEAPVRIMQLGDSLTAQSEARKFLYDKLTADGISFEFVGSKGGAPLRHEGHGGYTIGPDESKPGSLFANIEEWVPAARPDIITVLVGNNDYNGKAGVDPSNAPERMTAFLDRLHTLAPKATILVSSVLKIAWKDDYAGPLNRALPDIIKQQQAAGRSVHFVDLHTEVDLIKGERPYDKPGGDYIDGTHLNASGGKKLADGWYAHLKPLLKP; translated from the coding sequence ATGACAACCTCCTTCATTCGCACGACCATCGCGGCCGTCGCTGCCTTGCTGCTCGGTGCCGTCGCTTTTGCCGAAGCCCCCGTGCGCATCATGCAACTGGGCGATTCGCTCACCGCCCAGTCGGAGGCGCGCAAATTCCTCTACGACAAACTCACCGCCGACGGCATCTCCTTCGAGTTCGTGGGATCAAAAGGCGGCGCCCCGCTTCGCCACGAAGGCCACGGCGGTTACACCATCGGCCCCGACGAGAGCAAGCCGGGCAGCCTCTTTGCCAACATCGAAGAATGGGTTCCCGCCGCGCGCCCCGACATCATCACCGTCCTCGTCGGCAACAACGACTACAACGGCAAGGCAGGCGTCGATCCTTCCAACGCGCCCGAGCGCATGACCGCCTTTCTCGATCGTCTGCACACCCTCGCGCCCAAGGCCACCATCCTCGTTTCCTCCGTGCTTAAAATCGCCTGGAAAGACGACTACGCCGGCCCGCTCAACCGCGCCCTGCCCGACATCATCAAACAACAACAAGCCGCCGGCCGCAGCGTTCACTTCGTGGATCTGCACACCGAGGTGGACTTGATCAAAGGCGAGCGCCCCTACGACAAACCGGGTGGCGACTACATCGATGGCACGCACCTCAACGCCTCCGGCGGAAAAAAACTAGCCGACGGCTGGTATGCGCACCTGAAGCCTCTGCTTAAACCGTAG
- a CDS encoding GH39 family glycosyl hydrolase translates to MSLRLLVCRFVMLAACLGSVVATAALPAVPSAGIKPADRVILVYGGQEKIRFDLGAQGAAVASVRWSMDDWLKKKRGGGELRPEKTSGRNVVAVPSPGTGWFRVRLEARDGAGVLLGADEFALTIGEPVKSDGRFFRYGVCTHLFRNTPEDLRRELDAASGLGIDMVRDSLDWNGIQPAAGQWRFEASDALLDELDARKIEQQWLLGFTARWATLGNPQGSHADWNKAAPKMEPWLEFVTTTVKRYQKRIRWWEIWNEPDIGFWNAPVADYVTLFDRTAAAIKAVDPTLQVMNGGFAMVKRKPNPEFIRDFLAAAETRNWDIRAYHDYMSFPDMIVRHREHEAAYQGHALAKAPVFVNEGGFHTLMPGGEPEQAITLAKKMAASPAFGFTGYLWYNLRDKGVDPTDKEHHFGLTGRDFQLKPAYAAYRQVIRELSGRKYLTSAQPIDGAMQMHLYAGSAAGEGNVLVLWNESRGFSQPMWIECPAGVSVVSATDLMGEPLAITGLDDGVLIEVTDRPVYLRLSGPAMLPVVQPILELPKTLALVAGRDVEAAVKVRNPLKRNLTPSIEWESDRAGLKITRRDKSGAVGPGAEAALTTVFSIDKADTSGALVGRITLGDAAQPFVFRLPYEGVRVVPRSESAPLVLELNKRDDVVNLFEALIRPEMNWRGTSDLSGSARLSASDEALVLDIRVTDDRHVQSHTDTDLWEQDSLQVGIALSGLPTDYSEVGFALTEKGELNGAVYQMAPRTTLRTSRVTRQTALAITREGTTTRYQVRLPWVALGLKQVPAEPFRVNFIVNDDDGDGRKQWLRLAPGMGDGKAPERFPLFLVEPAAR, encoded by the coding sequence ATGAGCCTCCGACTTCTTGTTTGTCGTTTTGTGATGCTGGCCGCGTGCCTCGGTTCTGTGGTCGCCACGGCCGCGTTGCCTGCGGTTCCCTCGGCCGGAATCAAACCGGCGGACCGCGTAATCCTGGTTTATGGGGGGCAGGAAAAAATCCGTTTCGATCTGGGCGCGCAAGGTGCAGCCGTGGCGAGCGTGCGTTGGTCGATGGACGATTGGCTCAAGAAAAAACGCGGCGGCGGTGAACTGCGTCCGGAAAAAACGTCCGGTCGAAACGTAGTCGCGGTGCCTTCGCCCGGGACGGGTTGGTTCCGCGTGCGGCTCGAAGCGCGCGATGGGGCCGGCGTCTTGCTGGGTGCGGATGAATTTGCGCTGACGATTGGCGAGCCGGTGAAGAGCGACGGCCGTTTTTTCCGCTACGGAGTGTGCACCCATTTGTTTCGAAACACGCCGGAAGACCTTCGTCGTGAACTGGACGCCGCCTCGGGGCTCGGCATCGACATGGTCCGCGATTCTCTGGACTGGAACGGCATTCAGCCCGCGGCCGGGCAGTGGCGCTTTGAAGCGAGCGATGCGCTCCTGGATGAACTCGATGCGCGTAAAATCGAACAGCAGTGGCTGCTGGGCTTCACTGCGCGCTGGGCCACCCTGGGAAATCCGCAAGGCAGCCATGCCGACTGGAACAAGGCCGCGCCGAAGATGGAGCCGTGGCTCGAGTTCGTCACGACGACGGTGAAGCGTTATCAGAAGCGCATTCGTTGGTGGGAAATCTGGAACGAGCCCGACATCGGTTTCTGGAATGCGCCGGTTGCGGATTACGTCACGCTGTTCGACCGCACGGCCGCCGCGATCAAGGCAGTCGATCCCACGCTGCAAGTGATGAACGGCGGTTTTGCCATGGTGAAGCGCAAGCCGAACCCGGAGTTCATTCGCGACTTCCTCGCCGCGGCGGAAACGCGCAACTGGGACATCCGCGCGTATCACGACTACATGTCGTTTCCGGATATGATCGTGCGCCATCGCGAACACGAAGCGGCTTACCAAGGCCATGCCTTGGCCAAGGCTCCGGTCTTTGTGAATGAGGGCGGCTTCCACACGTTGATGCCCGGCGGGGAGCCTGAGCAGGCGATCACGTTGGCCAAAAAAATGGCTGCCTCGCCGGCCTTTGGATTCACGGGATATCTTTGGTATAACTTGCGCGACAAGGGCGTGGATCCCACCGACAAAGAGCATCACTTCGGGCTCACTGGTCGCGACTTTCAGCTCAAGCCCGCCTATGCGGCTTACCGTCAGGTCATTCGTGAGCTTTCTGGCCGGAAATATCTTACGAGCGCCCAGCCTATCGACGGGGCGATGCAGATGCACCTGTATGCTGGCTCCGCTGCAGGCGAGGGCAACGTGCTCGTCTTGTGGAATGAATCCCGCGGGTTTAGCCAGCCGATGTGGATCGAGTGTCCGGCGGGCGTGAGCGTAGTGTCCGCGACCGATCTGATGGGTGAGCCGCTGGCAATCACCGGATTGGACGACGGGGTGTTGATCGAAGTGACGGACCGCCCGGTTTACCTGCGGTTAAGCGGCCCGGCGATGTTGCCGGTGGTGCAGCCGATTCTTGAGCTGCCCAAGACGCTCGCGCTGGTGGCGGGTCGGGATGTTGAAGCGGCGGTTAAAGTGCGCAATCCGCTGAAACGAAACCTGACTCCGTCGATTGAGTGGGAGTCGGATCGTGCGGGTTTGAAAATCACCCGCCGCGACAAATCGGGTGCAGTTGGCCCGGGCGCGGAGGCTGCGTTAACGACGGTTTTCAGTATCGATAAGGCTGATACGAGCGGGGCGTTGGTTGGCCGGATTACTCTGGGTGACGCGGCGCAACCGTTCGTTTTCCGGCTGCCCTATGAAGGCGTGCGGGTGGTGCCGCGCAGCGAGTCTGCTCCGCTGGTGCTGGAGCTGAACAAGCGGGACGATGTGGTGAATCTCTTTGAGGCGCTCATCCGTCCCGAGATGAACTGGCGCGGCACAAGCGATCTCTCGGGAAGCGCGCGGCTCAGTGCTTCCGATGAAGCGCTCGTGTTGGATATTCGCGTGACGGATGACCGCCATGTGCAAAGCCACACGGACACCGATCTGTGGGAGCAGGATTCTTTGCAGGTCGGAATCGCGCTTTCGGGGCTGCCGACTGATTACAGCGAGGTCGGTTTTGCGCTGACTGAAAAGGGCGAGTTGAACGGCGCGGTTTATCAGATGGCACCGCGCACCACGTTGCGAACCAGCCGGGTGACGCGGCAGACTGCGCTGGCGATTACGCGTGAAGGCACGACGACCCGCTATCAGGTGCGTCTGCCTTGGGTGGCGCTCGGGCTGAAGCAGGTGCCGGCTGAGCCGTTCCGCGTGAACTTTATCGTGAACGATGACGACGGCGACGGACGCAAACAATGGCTGCGCCTTGCGCCTGGCATGGGTGACGGCAAGGCGCCGGAACGGTTCCCGCTGTTCTTGGTGGAGCCGGCAGCGCGTTGA
- a CDS encoding PEP-CTERM sorting domain-containing protein (PEP-CTERM proteins occur, often in large numbers, in the proteomes of bacteria that also encode an exosortase, a predicted intramembrane cysteine proteinase. The presence of a PEP-CTERM domain at a protein's C-terminus predicts cleavage within the sorting domain, followed by covalent anchoring to some some component of the (usually Gram-negative) cell surface. Many PEP-CTERM proteins exhibit an unusual sequence composition that includes large numbers of potential glycosylation sites. Expression of one such protein has been shown restore the ability of a bacterium to form floc, a type of biofilm.), translated as MKLFRPLVCLAAGLGLSQFVSAQTTLFSQNFDTLGATSPITNSTGTLGSGTGQFNYNLGSQQTLSIADKGSGNYAVRLSDNNTAASNSIIQANFTGVSTTGTGNNILSGSFDFTPLALGNGSRGNLVFGIATTNATSTGANNAVQFFINADLTVGYTNGTTTTNVPSLTLVAGTSYRIGITADFGSAIQDTWGFSITNTSTSTQLTSLSGLSTRGANITPGSLYFSAGTFDARSSSDPHVELDNINFTSTSAIPEPGTYALLVGAGTLLMVGMRRRR; from the coding sequence ATGAAATTATTTCGCCCCCTCGTCTGCCTCGCCGCCGGCCTCGGCCTCAGCCAATTCGTCTCGGCCCAGACCACCCTCTTCTCCCAAAACTTCGACACACTCGGAGCCACGTCGCCCATCACCAATAGCACCGGCACCCTCGGCAGCGGCACAGGACAGTTCAACTACAACCTCGGCTCTCAGCAGACTCTTTCCATCGCCGACAAAGGTAGCGGCAATTACGCCGTTCGCCTCAGCGACAACAACACCGCGGCCAGCAATTCGATTATCCAAGCCAATTTCACCGGAGTCAGCACCACCGGCACGGGTAACAACATCCTCAGTGGTTCGTTCGACTTCACTCCGCTGGCTCTGGGCAACGGCTCCCGCGGAAATTTGGTCTTCGGCATTGCCACGACAAACGCGACCTCCACCGGTGCCAACAACGCCGTCCAGTTTTTCATCAATGCTGATCTGACCGTCGGCTACACCAACGGAACCACGACAACGAACGTGCCGAGTCTCACGCTGGTGGCCGGAACCAGCTACCGCATCGGCATCACCGCCGATTTCGGAAGCGCCATCCAAGACACATGGGGCTTCAGCATCACCAACACGTCCACCAGCACCCAACTTACCTCCCTTTCCGGCCTCTCGACCCGGGGAGCCAACATCACCCCAGGCTCCCTCTACTTCTCAGCCGGGACCTTCGACGCCCGCAGCTCCTCGGATCCCCACGTCGAACTCGACAACATCAACTTCACCTCCACATCCGCGATTCCCGAGCCCGGCACTTACGCACTCCTCGTCGGTGCCGGCACGCTGTTGATGGTCGGCATGCGCCGCCGTCGTTGA
- a CDS encoding TolB family protein, translated as MDAIPVTQFSDFEYLTYPHSNGWVDNGAGLILARRGPTMTAFVRHDVASGQATVLAEVSHAKNDARCVYFDVAENVLACLSELTLFTLDLGNASAKPHAVFTFPADTKYCELCSLHPEGTHVLVHAHFEGRHRCWEFSLSDDTHKELWSSEWYANHFHYVPHNPSLIGFSHEGPAHEIADRAWVFTAGSPETARCVFDLSHLPVEKRLNIGHELWAHHADTGLAVAYVGSKGRPRGLYEIYADGRPARLVSEGDRDWHSNISRDGTMAVTDTSAPLDRPEIEFSPADAGSDIVLIDMATGARRVIAHTLSTPHHPAHPHPTFSPDGQWVYFNQSEPGNQRYRVCRVKIA; from the coding sequence ATGGACGCCATTCCCGTCACTCAGTTCTCAGACTTCGAATACCTCACCTACCCGCATTCCAACGGCTGGGTGGACAACGGTGCCGGTCTGATCCTCGCCCGTCGCGGGCCCACGATGACCGCCTTTGTGCGTCACGACGTCGCGTCCGGCCAAGCCACCGTCCTCGCTGAAGTTTCCCACGCGAAGAATGACGCGCGCTGCGTTTACTTCGATGTCGCTGAAAACGTGCTGGCCTGCCTGAGCGAGCTCACGCTCTTCACGCTCGATCTAGGCAACGCGTCCGCGAAACCGCACGCCGTGTTTACCTTCCCCGCCGATACGAAATACTGCGAGTTGTGCAGCCTGCATCCAGAGGGGACTCATGTCCTCGTGCATGCCCATTTTGAAGGCCGGCATCGCTGCTGGGAATTTTCACTTAGCGACGACACGCATAAAGAGCTCTGGAGTTCCGAGTGGTATGCCAACCACTTCCACTACGTCCCGCACAACCCTTCGTTGATCGGCTTCAGTCACGAGGGCCCCGCTCACGAAATCGCGGACCGCGCCTGGGTCTTCACCGCCGGCTCGCCCGAGACCGCCCGCTGCGTCTTTGACCTCAGTCACCTGCCCGTCGAAAAACGCCTCAACATCGGCCACGAGTTATGGGCGCACCACGCCGATACCGGTCTCGCGGTCGCGTATGTCGGCAGCAAAGGTCGCCCGCGCGGACTCTACGAAATCTACGCCGACGGACGCCCCGCACGCCTCGTCAGCGAAGGCGACCGCGACTGGCACTCCAATATTTCCCGCGACGGCACCATGGCCGTCACCGACACGAGCGCCCCGCTAGACCGCCCGGAAATCGAATTCAGTCCTGCCGACGCCGGCAGCGACATCGTGCTCATCGACATGGCCACCGGTGCCCGTCGCGTCATCGCCCACACGCTTTCCACGCCGCATCACCCGGCGCATCCGCATCCCACGTTTTCGCCCGACGGCCAGTGGGTGTATTTCAACCAAAGCGAACCCGGCAACCAACGCTATCGCGTGTGCCGTGTGAAGATCGCTTGA
- a CDS encoding DUF1559 domain-containing protein yields the protein MPRPVHISFSLPPKGHTSTHKSGRGFTLVELLAVIAIIGILAAIIIPVTGSVRESARSSQCMSNLRQIGVGMNLYAQSNKGKFAAPLATPVNGPSDWYNDSWMTAVQPYLENRKPGISDNVGKRAAIWDSVFRCPSKPDWALEGAGVTDIQRISYSMATYNEDRAIARRINEFAKPAATALIVDSNTGTVFMPNTSYMYRDFTALWHKQRDQVLFVDGHVEAVAKNGLSYYLVKSTNIEARPW from the coding sequence ATGCCCCGCCCCGTCCACATCTCCTTTTCGCTGCCCCCGAAAGGCCACACCAGCACACATAAATCCGGCCGCGGTTTCACGCTGGTCGAGCTGCTGGCGGTCATCGCCATCATCGGTATTCTCGCGGCGATTATCATCCCCGTAACCGGCAGTGTGCGCGAAAGCGCGCGCTCATCCCAATGCATGAGCAACCTCCGCCAAATCGGCGTCGGGATGAATCTCTACGCGCAATCCAACAAGGGTAAGTTTGCCGCTCCCCTCGCCACTCCCGTCAACGGTCCCTCCGACTGGTATAACGATTCTTGGATGACCGCGGTCCAGCCATACTTGGAGAATCGCAAGCCCGGCATCTCCGACAACGTCGGTAAACGTGCCGCGATTTGGGACAGTGTTTTCCGCTGCCCGAGCAAACCCGACTGGGCTCTTGAAGGCGCGGGCGTCACCGACATCCAGCGCATCTCTTACAGCATGGCCACTTACAACGAGGATCGCGCCATCGCCCGCCGCATAAACGAATTCGCCAAGCCCGCCGCCACCGCGCTGATCGTCGATTCCAACACGGGCACCGTTTTCATGCCGAACACCTCCTACATGTATCGCGACTTCACCGCCCTCTGGCACAAGCAGCGCGATCAGGTGCTCTTTGTGGACGGCCACGTCGAGGCCGTGGCCAAAAACGGACTCAGCTACTATCTGGTCAAATCGACCAACATCGAAGCACGTCCGTGGTAA
- a CDS encoding glycosyl hydrolase, whose product MRITAPLRGVLAGFTPLAVLSSLLFITPALNAAPVAMEKFGLCVRPQSVSDPAAYCDQLIASGVKWVRISPEWGSIETSKNTYDSAYLTKLDGIVDRLHDGGVNVLWILCYTAPWASSQPTLAWPHITRRKPANWADWESYVSFITARYNGKISHWEVWNEPDLIGFWEDSVADYYTLLQKAHAKVKLTNPSNTVLLGGLALYDGTADSYGLGTFFDSLMALGAINYFDVTNYHAYGDYARHVKLHQGMLDVINKYGIQNKPIWITETGYTTYGNTSLESAKADRVDQIHTGNLGWSDVSRYFWYCHSNPVITPPNPQEENFGLTSNDLTPFKAFRHYQALDGAQTDFAKQAAYPSQAGTLHTLLYVPTTSGDGSYVTPSGDDRVIAATRYMYYRVNDGWLYDGNSGLDRTAYVDVTFLDTGSGNFTLQYDGTANAYQSVSTVRTNTGLWKTVTFTLNDVKFANRQNNSADFRFSAGSTGLTVRNVTVHKSFNPGSVILQTTPAYKLIDYVIDPNSANEAYNPVAIQGGVECRSITGNNKYFYFRVSDALARTGDTAINVSIRFWDAGTDNLALQYNAISSTHKTISITKTNTNAWRTVTLSITDAQFANAQSYFSDFRITNGLDGTAEYVSRIDVTVLNQAWAVLGTTPDYKRLHYVMTASGEAANVVATIGGLECRSITASNKYLYFRADDDLAGSGNTDVSIAITFWDAGTDKLTLHYNAVGNAYKGVNITKTNTNAWRTVTVNVTDASFTNAQNYSADFRIGNGYDTGPTEYVRRVELTVNN is encoded by the coding sequence ATGAGAATCACCGCTCCCCTCCGCGGCGTGCTGGCTGGCTTCACGCCGTTGGCTGTTCTGTCCTCCCTCCTGTTCATCACGCCGGCGCTCAACGCCGCGCCCGTCGCCATGGAAAAATTCGGGCTTTGTGTGAGACCACAAAGCGTTTCGGATCCCGCTGCTTACTGTGATCAACTGATCGCCTCCGGAGTAAAATGGGTTCGCATCTCCCCTGAATGGGGCTCGATCGAAACATCGAAAAACACCTATGACTCCGCCTATCTGACCAAGCTGGACGGAATTGTGGATCGCCTGCACGACGGCGGCGTAAACGTCCTTTGGATACTATGCTACACGGCACCGTGGGCATCCTCCCAGCCCACCTTGGCGTGGCCCCATATTACTCGGCGAAAACCCGCCAACTGGGCTGACTGGGAGAGCTACGTCTCGTTCATCACCGCCCGCTACAACGGCAAGATTTCACACTGGGAAGTCTGGAACGAGCCCGACTTGATCGGCTTCTGGGAGGACAGTGTGGCCGACTACTACACCCTGCTCCAAAAAGCCCATGCCAAGGTAAAGCTGACCAACCCGTCCAACACCGTTCTCTTGGGCGGCCTCGCCTTGTATGACGGCACCGCCGACTCCTACGGCCTCGGAACCTTCTTCGATAGCCTCATGGCGCTCGGCGCGATCAACTATTTCGATGTCACCAATTACCACGCCTACGGTGACTACGCGCGTCACGTCAAACTGCACCAAGGCATGCTCGATGTGATCAACAAATACGGCATCCAGAACAAACCGATCTGGATCACCGAGACTGGCTACACCACCTACGGCAACACCTCCTTGGAATCCGCCAAAGCCGACCGGGTCGATCAGATCCACACGGGCAACCTCGGCTGGAGCGATGTCTCCCGCTACTTCTGGTATTGTCATAGCAACCCCGTCATCACGCCGCCCAATCCTCAGGAGGAAAACTTCGGACTGACCTCCAACGACCTCACGCCGTTCAAGGCATTCCGGCACTATCAAGCGCTCGACGGAGCCCAAACCGATTTCGCCAAGCAGGCCGCATACCCGTCGCAGGCCGGAACGTTGCACACGCTCCTCTACGTTCCCACCACCAGCGGTGACGGCAGCTATGTCACGCCATCAGGCGACGACCGGGTCATTGCCGCCACCCGCTACATGTATTACCGCGTCAACGACGGCTGGCTCTATGACGGCAACAGCGGCTTGGACCGCACCGCTTACGTTGACGTCACCTTCCTCGATACAGGTTCGGGCAACTTCACCCTGCAATACGACGGCACCGCCAACGCCTACCAGAGCGTCTCCACTGTGCGCACCAACACCGGACTGTGGAAAACCGTCACGTTCACTCTCAACGACGTGAAGTTCGCAAACCGGCAAAACAACAGCGCCGACTTTCGTTTCTCCGCCGGCAGCACCGGTCTCACCGTTCGCAACGTCACCGTGCATAAATCCTTCAACCCGGGTTCGGTCATTCTTCAAACCACGCCGGCCTACAAACTGATCGACTACGTCATCGATCCCAACTCCGCCAACGAAGCCTACAATCCGGTCGCCATCCAAGGTGGGGTCGAATGCCGGTCCATCACGGGAAACAACAAATACTTTTACTTCAGAGTCAGTGACGCCCTCGCCCGGACCGGCGACACCGCCATCAACGTCTCCATCCGTTTTTGGGATGCCGGCACCGACAACCTCGCGCTCCAATACAACGCGATCAGCAGCACCCATAAGACCATCTCGATCACCAAAACCAATACCAACGCCTGGCGCACCGTCACCCTCTCGATCACCGACGCTCAGTTCGCCAACGCGCAAAGTTACTTCAGCGACTTTCGCATCACCAATGGCTTGGATGGCACCGCCGAATACGTGAGCCGCATTGACGTTACCGTCCTCAACCAAGCTTGGGCCGTCCTCGGGACCACGCCTGATTACAAGCGGCTCCACTATGTCATGACCGCCTCTGGTGAAGCCGCCAACGTCGTCGCCACCATCGGAGGCCTGGAATGCCGCTCCATCACCGCCAGCAATAAATACCTCTACTTCCGAGCCGACGACGATCTCGCCGGTTCGGGGAATACCGACGTCAGCATCGCCATCACTTTTTGGGATGCCGGCACCGACAAACTTACCCTGCATTACAATGCCGTCGGCAATGCCTACAAAGGCGTGAATATCACGAAGACCAACACCAACGCCTGGCGCACGGTCACGGTTAACGTCACCGACGCCAGCTTTACCAACGCTCAAAACTACTCCGCCGATTTCCGCATCGGCAACGGCTACGACACCGGCCCGACTGAATACGTGCGCCGCGTCGAACTGACCGTGAATAACTAA
- a CDS encoding LamG domain-containing protein, translating to MNYLQKPSRNFLRSALLAAGLALLTTSLSAADPEQALVAKWTFKNGSLTSVPGNIALSSSRPFTPKSQKGAITLSDRQYLIASALNSEKFPALTSGVTIWARIRMDALPTDYEINLLGLQDTPDTGDWSNMVFSLLYRPVGGDVTQAGFSFLSRTSNGTQLGVGSSRFQPAPVGEFIDVALVFDPAFNAASMWVDGVLVTSRHHDALALPRFGGLGIGQLKSPGSLMGVTTYDEIRVYSRALSEKELKALKPTQD from the coding sequence ATGAACTACCTCCAGAAACCCTCCCGCAACTTCCTCCGGTCCGCCTTGCTTGCCGCCGGCCTCGCTCTCCTTACCACGTCGCTCTCCGCTGCCGATCCCGAGCAGGCCCTCGTCGCCAAATGGACGTTCAAGAACGGCTCGCTCACCAGCGTTCCCGGCAACATTGCCCTGTCTTCTAGCCGCCCCTTCACCCCCAAATCGCAGAAGGGCGCCATCACTCTCAGCGACCGCCAATACCTGATTGCCTCCGCGCTCAACTCGGAAAAATTTCCCGCGCTCACCAGCGGCGTGACCATCTGGGCCCGCATTCGCATGGATGCCCTGCCCACGGATTATGAGATCAATCTCCTCGGCTTGCAGGACACGCCCGACACCGGCGATTGGTCCAACATGGTCTTCTCCCTTCTCTACCGCCCCGTCGGCGGCGACGTCACCCAGGCCGGTTTCTCCTTCCTGAGTCGCACCTCCAACGGCACGCAACTCGGCGTGGGTTCATCGCGTTTCCAACCCGCGCCCGTCGGCGAATTCATCGATGTCGCCCTGGTCTTCGACCCGGCTTTCAACGCCGCCAGCATGTGGGTCGACGGCGTCCTCGTCACCAGCCGCCACCACGATGCCCTCGCGTTGCCACGCTTCGGCGGACTCGGCATCGGCCAGCTCAAATCCCCCGGCTCGCTCATGGGCGTGACCACCTATGACGAAATCCGCGTCTACTCGCGCGCCCTCAGCGAAAAAGAACTCAAGGCACTGAAACCCACGCAGGATTAA